A window of the Oncorhynchus keta strain PuntledgeMale-10-30-2019 chromosome 21, Oket_V2, whole genome shotgun sequence genome harbors these coding sequences:
- the LOC118400362 gene encoding arf-GAP with GTPase, ANK repeat and PH domain-containing protein 1-like isoform X4 codes for MNSSNKLSLCNMIRAEIRRHETVQNNFAKVFNQLERVDDQQLGSGLKVYLHSIQAACSQEWTFSRTVQELRLGVLGGLRSGKSALVHRHMSGSYQPLENPEGGRYKKEVLVDGNSHILLIREETGPPDAQMASWVDGVILVFSLENEASFQEVYKNYSELGIHRNIAEIPFIVVGTQDKITSTNPRVIEDARARQLCSDVRRCTYYETCATYGLNVNRVFTEAAQKIMAVKKQAALLASCKSLPNSPSHSGGSTPLSGVFPGQASNGGQSSDYSSSLPSTPVISHKEIGGAAGGERLGSATPGSVRSAPRRRTGSRFTGRRGSDSERRSTDGKIGDLGSGRSIPIKQSILLKRSGNSLNKEWKKKYVTLSNNGILSYHSSVNDYMQNVHGKEMDLLRVTVKVPGKRPPRAGAVPSCGPPPGLNGLVKDVQGPEGASAVPGSGSNLLPVEEGAGGGLSPGGNRGVQRCPSTLSNKPQSMDSAIEGVSRPSSYKDTGPASPMVDRKKHRRKKSMNQKGDVAIGQADDEDNFDFLIVSSTGQTWHFEAQSVEERDSWVTAIESQILASLQLCESSKNKARKNSQSEAVALQAIRNAKGNSLCVDCEAPNPTWASLNLGALICIECSGIHRNLGTHLSRVRSLDLDDLPRELTLVLGAIGNHLANSIWEGRTLGRRKPTPDATREERESWIRAKYEQRLFVAPLALPFSSQGLEVNTLSASLLAAVMERDLPRLLLLLAHSTKDDINAPLPPGGHLSPPPPAASPSPPLEGSLRLPCSALHAACQLADVVMTQLLVWYGSDVRCRDAQGQTAVTLARYAGSQECADILLQYGCPNEPAPSVATTPSLSVATTPSLSRKSSAGSLSRSSSRRAVS; via the exons CGGCTTGCAGTCAAGAATGGACCTTCAGTCGAACCGTCCAAGAGCTCCGTCTG GGGGTGTTGGGAGGTCTCCGCAGTGGGAAGTCAGCCCTGGTCCACAGACACATGAGCGGCAGCTACCAGCCCCTGGAGAACCCAGAAG GGGGCAGGTATAAGAAGGAGGTGCTTGTTGATGGCAACAGTCACATTTTGCTGATCAGGGAGGAGACAGGACCCCCGGATGCACAG atGGCTAGCTGGGTGGACGGGGTCATCCTGGTCTTCAGTCTGGAGAATGAGGCCAGTTTCCAGGAAGTGTACAAGAACTACAGTGAGCTTGGCATCCACCGCAACATCGCTGAGATCCCCTTCATAGTGGTAGGAACCCAGG ATAAAATCACCAGCACCAACCCTCGGGTGATAGAGGACGCCAGGGCTAGACAGCTGTGTTCAGACGTCAGGCGCTGTACCTACTACGAGACCTGCGCTACCTATGGCCTCAACGTCAACCGCGTCTTCACCgagg CTGCCCAGAAGATCATGGCAGTGAAGAAGCAGGCAGCTCTACTGGCCTCCTGTAAATCCCTGCCCAACTCCCCCAGTCACTCTGGAGGCTCTACCCCATTGTCAGGAGTCTTCCCTGGTCAG gccagtAATGGTGGTCAGAGCAGTGACTACTCGTCCTCTCTGCCCTCCACCCCAGTGATCAGTCATAAGGAGATCGGTGGGGCAGCAGGGGGGGAGAGGCTGGGCAGCGCCACCCCAGGGTCTGTCCGCAGTGCCCCACGGCGACGCACTGGCTCCCGCTTCACG GGCCGTAGGGGCAGTGACTCGGAGAGGAGGAGTACAGACGGTAAGATAGGAGACCTGGGTAGTGGACGCTCCATCCCCATCAAACAG agcATCCTGCTGAAGCGCAGTGGGAACTCTCTCAACAAGGAATGGAAGAAGAAATACGTCACGCTGTCCAACAACGGCATTCTCTCTTATCACTCCAGCGTCAAC GACTACATGCAGAATGTCCATGGGAAAGAGATGGACCTGCTGAGGGTGACTGTGAAGGTGCCAGGGAAACGCCCGCCCCGTGCTGGTGCCGTCCCTTCCTGTGGTCCTCCGCCCGGCCTCAACGGCCTGGTCAAAGACGTCCAGGGGCCTGAGGGGGCCAGCGCGG TCCCTGGTAGTGGTAGTAACCTCCTGCCCGTAGAAGAGGGGGCGGGAGGAGGGTTGTCTcctggggggaacagaggggtgcAGCGCtgcccctctactctctctaacAAGCCCCAAAGCATGG ACTCTGCCATCGAGGGGGTGTCCAGACCCTCCTCCTATAAAGATACAGGCCCAGCCTCCCCAATGGTTGACAGGAAGAAGCATCGCAGGAAGAAGAGCATGAACCAGAAAGGAGACGTAGCCATTGGCCAAGCAGATG ACGAGGATAACTTTGACTTTCTGATCGTGTCGAGCACGGGCCAGACGTGGCACTTCGAGGCCCAGAGTGTGGAGGAGAGGGACTCGTGGGTGACGGCCATCGAGAGCCAGATCCTGGCCAGCCTGCAGCTGTGTGAGAGCAGCAAGAACAAG GCTCGTAAGAACAGCCAGAGTGAAGCTGTGGCACTGCAGGCTATCCGTAACGCCAAGGGCAACAGTCTCTGTGTGGACTGTGAAGCACCTA ACCCAACATGGGCCAGTCTGAACCTGGGGGCTCTGATCTGCATTGAGTGTTCAGGAATCCACAGGAACCTGGGCACCCACCTGTCACGTGTCCGCTCTCTGGACCTGGACGACCTGCCCAGAGAACTCACCCTGGTGTTGGGTGCCATCGGCAACCACCTGGCCAACAGCATCTGGGAGGGACGTACGCTGGGCCGCAGAAAACCCACGCCCGACGCCACACG AGAGGAGCGGGAGTCATGGATCCGAGCCAAGTACGAGCAGAGGTTGTTTGTGGCTCCGCTGGCCCTGCCCTTCTCcagtcaggggttagaggtcaacaCGCTGTCAGCCAGTCTGCTGGCGGCCGTGATGGAGAGGGACCTCCCCCGCCTGCTCCTTCTCCTGGCCCATAGCACCAAGGATGACATCAATGCCCCCCTTCCCCCAGGGGGtcacctctctccacccccccctgCTGCCTCCCCCAGCCCTCCCCTGGAGGGCTCCCTCCGGCTGCCTTGCTCTGCGCTGCACGCCGCCTGCCAGCTCGCCGACGTGGTCATGACCCAGCTGCTGGTCTGG TATGGCAGTGATGTGAGGTGTCGGGACGCCCAGGGGCAGACGGCCGTCACGTTGGCACGTTATGCTGGCAGTCAGGAGTGTGCCGACATCCTCCTGCAGTATGGCTGCCCCAACGAGCCCGCCCCTTCGGTTGCCACAACACCAAGCCTCTCGGTCGCCACGACACCCAGCCTTTCCCGCAAGAGCAGCGCAGGCAGCCTCAGCCGCAGCAGCTCCAGAAGAGCAGTGTCTTAA
- the LOC118400362 gene encoding arf-GAP with GTPase, ANK repeat and PH domain-containing protein 1-like isoform X1 encodes MSHAGTLQRRTTYLISLTLVKVEAVGGDGVSIGSQPQRTLALGRAGVEGPEDEELSRTTEDEGGHACAEVKGEGNTEMEEEEQEYVSFGEPVQEREKPEIKERESRGPGSSKDVTLETKSKESPLLPKNVKDQVKGLAGVSDVPSVGGLRREGTRPKTELYREPPMLFPRCEEGMGDASNTLSRGSMPITVPPRLTQRPEVLMRSHAGGGAVSRRELREANQSMPPSAKSLDRKDNRIGDRSPMTAAVASLGPYRASWADSDGRSTLLRQGAPVGGGFTDMVTRESPRGDRLKTGSTSLPAQPTPQISKPPRKGKSRTLDNSDLHSLSEDLKKGKDSQSQGGTTQRPPARDRKMLKFISGIFTKSTPAPPCSNTAPPIYTPIQRGSSEEEAACSQEWTFSRTVQELRLGVLGGLRSGKSALVHRHMSGSYQPLENPEGGRYKKEVLVDGNSHILLIREETGPPDAQMASWVDGVILVFSLENEASFQEVYKNYSELGIHRNIAEIPFIVVGTQDKITSTNPRVIEDARARQLCSDVRRCTYYETCATYGLNVNRVFTEAAQKIMAVKKQAALLASCKSLPNSPSHSGGSTPLSGVFPGQASNGGQSSDYSSSLPSTPVISHKEIGGAAGGERLGSATPGSVRSAPRRRTGSRFTGRRGSDSERRSTDGKIGDLGSGRSIPIKQSILLKRSGNSLNKEWKKKYVTLSNNGILSYHSSVNDYMQNVHGKEMDLLRVTVKVPGKRPPRAGAVPSCGPPPGLNGLVKDVQGPEGASAVPGSGSNLLPVEEGAGGGLSPGGNRGVQRCPSTLSNKPQSMDSAIEGVSRPSSYKDTGPASPMVDRKKHRRKKSMNQKGDVAIGQADAKRKMWKLKSFGSLRNINKTDEDNFDFLIVSSTGQTWHFEAQSVEERDSWVTAIESQILASLQLCESSKNKARKNSQSEAVALQAIRNAKGNSLCVDCEAPNPTWASLNLGALICIECSGIHRNLGTHLSRVRSLDLDDLPRELTLVLGAIGNHLANSIWEGRTLGRRKPTPDATREERESWIRAKYEQRLFVAPLALPFSSQGLEVNTLSASLLAAVMERDLPRLLLLLAHSTKDDINAPLPPGGHLSPPPPAASPSPPLEGSLRLPCSALHAACQLADVVMTQLLVWYGSDVRCRDAQGQTAVTLARYAGSQECADILLQYGCPNEPAPSVATTPSLSVATTPSLSRKSSAGSLSRSSSRRAVS; translated from the exons ATGAGCCACGCGGGCACCCTACAGAGACGCACCACCTACCTCATCTCCCTTACCCTGGTCAAGGTCGAGGCCGTGGGGGGTGATGGAGTTTCAATCGGGTCCCAGCCACAACGGACCCTTGCTCTGGGGAGAGCAGGAGTGGAGGGCCCAGAGGATGAGGAGCTGAGCAGGACCACTGAGGATGAGGGAGGACATGCATGTGCcgaggtgaagggagaggggaacacagagatggaggaagaggagcaggagtACGTTAGCTTTGGGGAACCTGTACAGGAGCGGGAGAAGCCTGAGATAAAGGAGCGAGAGAGTCGTGGTCCAGGCTCCTCAAAAGATGTCACGTTGGAGACTAAGAGCAAGGAGTCTCCCCTCTTACCGAAGAATGTGAAAGACCAAGTGAAAGGACTTGCAGGGGTGTCAGATGTCCCCTCAGtgggagggctgaggagagagggaaccCGCCCTAAAACGGAGCTCTATAGGGAGCCACCCATGCTGTTCCCAAGGTGCGAGGAAGGGATGGGTGACGCAAGCAACACCCTCTCCCGGGGCAGCATGCCCATCACCGTACCGCCCAGGCTCACCCAGAGACCCGAGGTCCTGATGAGGTCACATGCCGGGGGCGGGGCTGTAAGCCGGCGGGAATTGAGGGAAGCCAATCAGAGTATGCCTCCATCCGCCAAGAGTCTGGACCGCAAAGACAACCGCATAGGGGACCGGTCTCCCATGACAGCTGCTGTGGCCTCTCTGGGACCATACCGGGCGTCCTGGGCGGACAGTGATGGCAGGTCCACCCTCCTTCGCCAGGGAGCCCCCGTAGGGGGGGGGTTTACGGACATGGTGACCAGGGAAAGCCCCAGAGGGGACAGGCTGAAGACAGGCTCAACCTCCCTGCCAGCCCAACCCACCCCTCAGATATCCAAGCCGCCGAGGAAGGGCAAGAGCCGCACTCTGGACAATAGTGACCTGCACTCCCTCTCTGAGGACCTGAAGAAGGGGAAGGACAGCCAGAGTCAGGGGGGTACCACCCAGCGTCCCCCCGCCCGTGACCGCAAGATGCTCAAGTTCATCAGCGGCATCTTCACAAAAAGTACGCCTGCGCCTCCCTGCtccaacacagcgccccctatcTACACGCCCATTCAGAGGGGTTCTAGTGAGGAGGAAG CGGCTTGCAGTCAAGAATGGACCTTCAGTCGAACCGTCCAAGAGCTCCGTCTG GGGGTGTTGGGAGGTCTCCGCAGTGGGAAGTCAGCCCTGGTCCACAGACACATGAGCGGCAGCTACCAGCCCCTGGAGAACCCAGAAG GGGGCAGGTATAAGAAGGAGGTGCTTGTTGATGGCAACAGTCACATTTTGCTGATCAGGGAGGAGACAGGACCCCCGGATGCACAG atGGCTAGCTGGGTGGACGGGGTCATCCTGGTCTTCAGTCTGGAGAATGAGGCCAGTTTCCAGGAAGTGTACAAGAACTACAGTGAGCTTGGCATCCACCGCAACATCGCTGAGATCCCCTTCATAGTGGTAGGAACCCAGG ATAAAATCACCAGCACCAACCCTCGGGTGATAGAGGACGCCAGGGCTAGACAGCTGTGTTCAGACGTCAGGCGCTGTACCTACTACGAGACCTGCGCTACCTATGGCCTCAACGTCAACCGCGTCTTCACCgagg CTGCCCAGAAGATCATGGCAGTGAAGAAGCAGGCAGCTCTACTGGCCTCCTGTAAATCCCTGCCCAACTCCCCCAGTCACTCTGGAGGCTCTACCCCATTGTCAGGAGTCTTCCCTGGTCAG gccagtAATGGTGGTCAGAGCAGTGACTACTCGTCCTCTCTGCCCTCCACCCCAGTGATCAGTCATAAGGAGATCGGTGGGGCAGCAGGGGGGGAGAGGCTGGGCAGCGCCACCCCAGGGTCTGTCCGCAGTGCCCCACGGCGACGCACTGGCTCCCGCTTCACG GGCCGTAGGGGCAGTGACTCGGAGAGGAGGAGTACAGACGGTAAGATAGGAGACCTGGGTAGTGGACGCTCCATCCCCATCAAACAG agcATCCTGCTGAAGCGCAGTGGGAACTCTCTCAACAAGGAATGGAAGAAGAAATACGTCACGCTGTCCAACAACGGCATTCTCTCTTATCACTCCAGCGTCAAC GACTACATGCAGAATGTCCATGGGAAAGAGATGGACCTGCTGAGGGTGACTGTGAAGGTGCCAGGGAAACGCCCGCCCCGTGCTGGTGCCGTCCCTTCCTGTGGTCCTCCGCCCGGCCTCAACGGCCTGGTCAAAGACGTCCAGGGGCCTGAGGGGGCCAGCGCGG TCCCTGGTAGTGGTAGTAACCTCCTGCCCGTAGAAGAGGGGGCGGGAGGAGGGTTGTCTcctggggggaacagaggggtgcAGCGCtgcccctctactctctctaacAAGCCCCAAAGCATGG ACTCTGCCATCGAGGGGGTGTCCAGACCCTCCTCCTATAAAGATACAGGCCCAGCCTCCCCAATGGTTGACAGGAAGAAGCATCGCAGGAAGAAGAGCATGAACCAGAAAGGAGACGTAGCCATTGGCCAAGCAGATG CAAAGCGCAAAATGTGGAAACTAAAAAGCTTTGGTAGCTTAAGAAACATAAACAAGACAG ACGAGGATAACTTTGACTTTCTGATCGTGTCGAGCACGGGCCAGACGTGGCACTTCGAGGCCCAGAGTGTGGAGGAGAGGGACTCGTGGGTGACGGCCATCGAGAGCCAGATCCTGGCCAGCCTGCAGCTGTGTGAGAGCAGCAAGAACAAG GCTCGTAAGAACAGCCAGAGTGAAGCTGTGGCACTGCAGGCTATCCGTAACGCCAAGGGCAACAGTCTCTGTGTGGACTGTGAAGCACCTA ACCCAACATGGGCCAGTCTGAACCTGGGGGCTCTGATCTGCATTGAGTGTTCAGGAATCCACAGGAACCTGGGCACCCACCTGTCACGTGTCCGCTCTCTGGACCTGGACGACCTGCCCAGAGAACTCACCCTGGTGTTGGGTGCCATCGGCAACCACCTGGCCAACAGCATCTGGGAGGGACGTACGCTGGGCCGCAGAAAACCCACGCCCGACGCCACACG AGAGGAGCGGGAGTCATGGATCCGAGCCAAGTACGAGCAGAGGTTGTTTGTGGCTCCGCTGGCCCTGCCCTTCTCcagtcaggggttagaggtcaacaCGCTGTCAGCCAGTCTGCTGGCGGCCGTGATGGAGAGGGACCTCCCCCGCCTGCTCCTTCTCCTGGCCCATAGCACCAAGGATGACATCAATGCCCCCCTTCCCCCAGGGGGtcacctctctccacccccccctgCTGCCTCCCCCAGCCCTCCCCTGGAGGGCTCCCTCCGGCTGCCTTGCTCTGCGCTGCACGCCGCCTGCCAGCTCGCCGACGTGGTCATGACCCAGCTGCTGGTCTGG TATGGCAGTGATGTGAGGTGTCGGGACGCCCAGGGGCAGACGGCCGTCACGTTGGCACGTTATGCTGGCAGTCAGGAGTGTGCCGACATCCTCCTGCAGTATGGCTGCCCCAACGAGCCCGCCCCTTCGGTTGCCACAACACCAAGCCTCTCGGTCGCCACGACACCCAGCCTTTCCCGCAAGAGCAGCGCAGGCAGCCTCAGCCGCAGCAGCTCCAGAAGAGCAGTGTCTTAA
- the LOC118400362 gene encoding arf-GAP with GTPase, ANK repeat and PH domain-containing protein 2-like isoform X3, whose protein sequence is MNSSNKLSLCNMIRAEIRRHETVQNNFAKVFNQLERVDDQQLGSGLKVYLHSIQAACSQEWTFSRTVQELRLGVLGGLRSGKSALVHRHMSGSYQPLENPEGGRYKKEVLVDGNSHILLIREETGPPDAQMASWVDGVILVFSLENEASFQEVYKNYSELGIHRNIAEIPFIVVGTQDKITSTNPRVIEDARARQLCSDVRRCTYYETCATYGLNVNRVFTEAAQKIMAVKKQAALLASCKSLPNSPSHSGGSTPLSGVFPGQASNGGQSSDYSSSLPSTPVISHKEIGGAAGGERLGSATPGSVRSAPRRRTGSRFTGRRGSDSERRSTDGKIGDLGSGRSIPIKQSILLKRSGNSLNKEWKKKYVTLSNNGILSYHSSVNDYMQNVHGKEMDLLRVTVKVPGKRPPRAGAVPSCGPPPGLNGLVKDVQGPEGASAVPGSGSNLLPVEEGAGGGLSPGGNRGVQRCPSTLSNKPQSMDSAIEGVSRPSSYKDTGPASPMVDRKKHRRKKSMNQKGDVAIGQADAKRKMWKLKSFGSLRNINKTDEDNFDFLIVSSTGQTWHFEAQSVEERDSWVTAIESQILASLQLCESSKNKARKNSQSEAVALQAIRNAKGNSLCVDCEAPNPTWASLNLGALICIECSGIHRNLGTHLSRVRSLDLDDLPRELTLVLGAIGNHLANSIWEGRTLGRRKPTPDATREERESWIRAKYEQRLFVAPLALPFSSQGLEVNTLSASLLAAVMERDLPRLLLLLAHSTKDDINAPLPPGGHLSPPPPAASPSPPLEGSLRLPCSALHAACQLADVVMTQLLVWYGSDVRCRDAQGQTAVTLARYAGSQECADILLQYGCPNEPAPSVATTPSLSVATTPSLSRKSSAGSLSRSSSRRAVS, encoded by the exons CGGCTTGCAGTCAAGAATGGACCTTCAGTCGAACCGTCCAAGAGCTCCGTCTG GGGGTGTTGGGAGGTCTCCGCAGTGGGAAGTCAGCCCTGGTCCACAGACACATGAGCGGCAGCTACCAGCCCCTGGAGAACCCAGAAG GGGGCAGGTATAAGAAGGAGGTGCTTGTTGATGGCAACAGTCACATTTTGCTGATCAGGGAGGAGACAGGACCCCCGGATGCACAG atGGCTAGCTGGGTGGACGGGGTCATCCTGGTCTTCAGTCTGGAGAATGAGGCCAGTTTCCAGGAAGTGTACAAGAACTACAGTGAGCTTGGCATCCACCGCAACATCGCTGAGATCCCCTTCATAGTGGTAGGAACCCAGG ATAAAATCACCAGCACCAACCCTCGGGTGATAGAGGACGCCAGGGCTAGACAGCTGTGTTCAGACGTCAGGCGCTGTACCTACTACGAGACCTGCGCTACCTATGGCCTCAACGTCAACCGCGTCTTCACCgagg CTGCCCAGAAGATCATGGCAGTGAAGAAGCAGGCAGCTCTACTGGCCTCCTGTAAATCCCTGCCCAACTCCCCCAGTCACTCTGGAGGCTCTACCCCATTGTCAGGAGTCTTCCCTGGTCAG gccagtAATGGTGGTCAGAGCAGTGACTACTCGTCCTCTCTGCCCTCCACCCCAGTGATCAGTCATAAGGAGATCGGTGGGGCAGCAGGGGGGGAGAGGCTGGGCAGCGCCACCCCAGGGTCTGTCCGCAGTGCCCCACGGCGACGCACTGGCTCCCGCTTCACG GGCCGTAGGGGCAGTGACTCGGAGAGGAGGAGTACAGACGGTAAGATAGGAGACCTGGGTAGTGGACGCTCCATCCCCATCAAACAG agcATCCTGCTGAAGCGCAGTGGGAACTCTCTCAACAAGGAATGGAAGAAGAAATACGTCACGCTGTCCAACAACGGCATTCTCTCTTATCACTCCAGCGTCAAC GACTACATGCAGAATGTCCATGGGAAAGAGATGGACCTGCTGAGGGTGACTGTGAAGGTGCCAGGGAAACGCCCGCCCCGTGCTGGTGCCGTCCCTTCCTGTGGTCCTCCGCCCGGCCTCAACGGCCTGGTCAAAGACGTCCAGGGGCCTGAGGGGGCCAGCGCGG TCCCTGGTAGTGGTAGTAACCTCCTGCCCGTAGAAGAGGGGGCGGGAGGAGGGTTGTCTcctggggggaacagaggggtgcAGCGCtgcccctctactctctctaacAAGCCCCAAAGCATGG ACTCTGCCATCGAGGGGGTGTCCAGACCCTCCTCCTATAAAGATACAGGCCCAGCCTCCCCAATGGTTGACAGGAAGAAGCATCGCAGGAAGAAGAGCATGAACCAGAAAGGAGACGTAGCCATTGGCCAAGCAGATG CAAAGCGCAAAATGTGGAAACTAAAAAGCTTTGGTAGCTTAAGAAACATAAACAAGACAG ACGAGGATAACTTTGACTTTCTGATCGTGTCGAGCACGGGCCAGACGTGGCACTTCGAGGCCCAGAGTGTGGAGGAGAGGGACTCGTGGGTGACGGCCATCGAGAGCCAGATCCTGGCCAGCCTGCAGCTGTGTGAGAGCAGCAAGAACAAG GCTCGTAAGAACAGCCAGAGTGAAGCTGTGGCACTGCAGGCTATCCGTAACGCCAAGGGCAACAGTCTCTGTGTGGACTGTGAAGCACCTA ACCCAACATGGGCCAGTCTGAACCTGGGGGCTCTGATCTGCATTGAGTGTTCAGGAATCCACAGGAACCTGGGCACCCACCTGTCACGTGTCCGCTCTCTGGACCTGGACGACCTGCCCAGAGAACTCACCCTGGTGTTGGGTGCCATCGGCAACCACCTGGCCAACAGCATCTGGGAGGGACGTACGCTGGGCCGCAGAAAACCCACGCCCGACGCCACACG AGAGGAGCGGGAGTCATGGATCCGAGCCAAGTACGAGCAGAGGTTGTTTGTGGCTCCGCTGGCCCTGCCCTTCTCcagtcaggggttagaggtcaacaCGCTGTCAGCCAGTCTGCTGGCGGCCGTGATGGAGAGGGACCTCCCCCGCCTGCTCCTTCTCCTGGCCCATAGCACCAAGGATGACATCAATGCCCCCCTTCCCCCAGGGGGtcacctctctccacccccccctgCTGCCTCCCCCAGCCCTCCCCTGGAGGGCTCCCTCCGGCTGCCTTGCTCTGCGCTGCACGCCGCCTGCCAGCTCGCCGACGTGGTCATGACCCAGCTGCTGGTCTGG TATGGCAGTGATGTGAGGTGTCGGGACGCCCAGGGGCAGACGGCCGTCACGTTGGCACGTTATGCTGGCAGTCAGGAGTGTGCCGACATCCTCCTGCAGTATGGCTGCCCCAACGAGCCCGCCCCTTCGGTTGCCACAACACCAAGCCTCTCGGTCGCCACGACACCCAGCCTTTCCCGCAAGAGCAGCGCAGGCAGCCTCAGCCGCAGCAGCTCCAGAAGAGCAGTGTCTTAA